The Lagenorhynchus albirostris chromosome 17, mLagAlb1.1, whole genome shotgun sequence nucleotide sequence CCTGGGAGGCTGTGCTGGCAGACAGGTGCGAGTCCGCACTCAGGCCAGACTCGGTGCTCAGCCTCTTCTCCTGTGGCGGGGTCAGGTGGTGGGTCAGGCCACCTATTGGGGGACCCCACATCGCAGGCCACCCACCCTGGGGCTCCCTGCTTCCTGACCACAGCACCTCGTGGGCTCCCCCCTCCCAGCTGCCCCTTCCCTGCAGGGAGTGGAATCTGTGCTCAGCCCTCTGGGGTGCCCACTGtcccacccccagggaagccaCGCTCCACCAAACAGCTACGGGCACACAAAGCCACTGCTCTGTGTTGCAGACCCTAAAAGGTCTTCTGAGTACCCAAGATGACACCAGCACGGGGAAGGACAGGCACCCCAGAGTGAGCTCGTCTCTGCAGACAAGCTGTGGCAGCTTCCCAGGGTGGAAGGCTCTGTGTCACAGACAGAGGCCCTGCCACTTGTCCCCCAGGCATCAGACGTCCTGCTGTACCCCAGGGGCCCTAAAGCTTCCCCTAGTCCTGCTGTCAAAGCTCCTGAATGAGTAGAGTCAGGCCTGCCTGGTTCTTGCCCCAACCCCCTTCACAAAGGCTGACAACGTAGGCGCCCAAGAAAAACACCACAGGGAATGGGTCCACTACTCAGTTCCCTCTGCCGAGGACCCAGCTGCTTCTGGCTCCTCTTTTGCAGCTGCCCGCACGTCCACGCCACACGACCCCCGTGTCTGCCTGGCAGCCATCGGTGGGGGCAGCCTGCTCTGAGGGAGGGTGTGGGCGCTTGGCCCTGAGCCCCCCCACTGCAACCTGGCGCCTCTCCTGGCCGGTTCCCCATGCCCACACAGGGCCCCGGAACCCTGCACCCAGCCTGGGGCTCCCAAGCAGGAGAGCCCGTAAGGCGGGCATCCCTCCCACGCCCCGCGGGTCCCCCCAGGCACCTCCTCCGAGGGCGGGGGTGAGGGTGAGTGCTGTGCAGAGTCGGGCCTGCAGGAGGCGGCTTCGCTTCGACGCTCTACACCCCTCTTCATCACCTTGAGCTCGCTGGGGTGAGGCGTAGCCCGACGCTGCAGGCCCTGCAGTGGGCACAGGggtgaggggcggggcggggccggggtcaggcaggggtggggaggagggagccccCCAGGGACCCCACCCCCCCATACCCGTTTCTCGGCAGCAGCCTCCTCTGCGTCCTCGTCGCCCGCGGGGGCCTCTAGGAACTGGATGACGCTGACGCGGCCGAGCGGGGCATCACCCCAGCTCTCCGAAGGGCTGCTCCGCGGCCCCGGGTCCTCTGCGGAAGCGCGTGTCAAGgggaagcccctccccccccGAGGCCACGCCCCATCCCGCCCCCCCAGCAACCTACCGAGGCTGGACGGGGGCTGCTGGGGCAGCAGGTAGCAGGTGAGCACCTTCTCGCCGGTCTGGGCGTCGTCCTCAGTCTGGAACCGAAGCATGGGCTGCGCCTGGTTCTCCGCCAGCCACAGGGCCTTTAGGTTGAGGTGCGTGAGGGCGAACGGCAGACTCTGCAGACTGGGGGCCGGGGGCACGGTTAGCTCagggtgggggaggtggaggggcaCAGCGGGCACGGTCAGCTCAGTGGGCGCCAGGCCAGGAGGGCACGGGGGCTACTCACCGGTTCCCGGCCACATCCAGCACATGCAGCTCGGCCGTGTGGGCGAGCTCCGGCGGCAAGACAGCCAGGCGGTTGTCCCTCAAAGAGAGGACGCTGAGTGCCATGCAGCCCCCAATCTCAGGCGGCAGTGCCTCCAGGCGGTTCCGGTCCACGTTGAGGTTGGTCAGCTTGCTCAGCTTCCCCAAGGAGCGGGGCAGGGCctggccgggaggagggaggatcGGAGATCAGCAGAAGCCCCCGGGTAGcgtgaggagggagctgagtgCTTTCGGAGGGCGGCCTCTGCCCCTGCTCCAGGGCCCCGACCCCTCCAGCCACTGGTCTCTTGCCACTCTGCACGCCTCCAGACGTCCCCCCGTCTGCATCCCATGCTAACTCTGAAACCAGCCACCAGTGGGGCTGGGCCCCACCGTCAGCAGGTTCTCCGTGAGGATCAGCTCTGACAAGTTCTCACAGTCCCCAATGGCCTCCGTCACCTCGCAGAGGCGATTCTGGTCTACCTTCAAGATGGACAGCTGCTTCAGCTGACCTGGCATCAGGAAGACACGGTGACGGGACTCAGTGAGGCAGGGAGCCCAGTCAACCACACGACTGAAacagcctgcccctcaccctgcCTCCTGCACCTCGAGAACGCTGAGAGCTCACCCCCCCACCCTTGCCATCCTGCTGCCAACCTGACCAGGCCCACCAGCTCCCATGCACCCGCTGCCCGCGACCTGCCATCGTGCCCTCACGAGCTCACCATCCCCGCCCACCACCACAAGCTGCCTCGGTTCCTCAGGAGCAGCCCCAGCCATCCCACTCTGGCCTCAGGCCGGTCTCCCCCTCCTTGGGGCTGTGTCCCAGGACCCAGCAAAATCAGGATCCTTACCCCAGAAGCCCTCTCTAGACCTGGTTTCACCCCCAGCCACACCCTCCCAGCACTAACCAATGCCGTCAGGAAGCCGCTGCAGCCAGTTCTGCGAAAGCAGCAGGTCGGTGAGCAGCACCAGCCCCCCGAGTTCCGCAGGCAGCTCCTCCAGCCGGTTCTCCGACACATCCAGGCACACCAGGCGCCGCAGATTCCCGAGTTCCTGGAGGCAGGTGCAGAGAGTCAGGGGACGGACAAGCACGAAGCGGGGGGCAGCCACACCCTCACTCACCGGGGGCAGGGCCGACAGCTGGTTCCGGTCCAGCCACAGCTCACGCAAGTTGGGCAGGGCCCCCAGGGTGTCGGGCTGCAAGAAAAGACAGGGACAGAGTGACGGACGAGGCTCACTAACCCTGCCTGGCCCCGCCCCACCCACGACAGCCCCGCCCTCTCCACACCAGCACTTCCAGATCGTTGCCTCCCAGATCCAGCTGTTCCAGCTTGACCAGGAAAGACAAGGACCTGCAAAGGAAACAGAGCAAGTTCTGTCGTGGCCACACGGCCCGTGGTCCTTGGGGGGCTGAGAGGCCTAGGGCGGCTGCTGGCAGGGCCAAGCCCACTCACGCAGGCAAGGACTTGAGCAGATTCTCCCGGAGCTCCAAGGTCACCAGGTTGGCGAGACTGAAAAAGATCAGGGCGGAGTGTGAGAAAGGTAGGACGGTGGAGAGAGGTGTAGGAACAGGGCTCTCCTGAGCGCCCCCACCACCCAAGAGTGCACTCACTTGCCCACGTCCCCAGGCAGCGCCTGCAAGGACACATCATTCAGGGCCAGATGAGCCAGGCTGCGCAGCTGAGTGAAACCTTCGGGGAGCCTAAGGGGAGCAAGGGGTCCTCAGATGCCCAGGCAGAGGCTGCGGGACCTCCCAAGCCCCACTACCACCCCTGCCATGGCCACCACCCACCTGGACAAAGGATTCCCACTGAAGTCTGCAATCTCCAGGGCTTTGCAAAACTTGATGCTCTCGGGGATCTCAGGGATGTCTGTGAGGAGAGAGGGATCACCACGGAAACATGCCCACAGCCTCCAGGAGCTCAAAGCCCTTCCTGCCACCCTCAGATTCCACCCCAGACCCGCCCCAGGCTCCACACCATTCCGAGACACGTCCAGCTCCACCAGTTGCATGAAGTTGGCCACCTCAGGGGGCAACCGCTGGATCTCGTTGTCACTCAGGCCCAGCttgcgcaggttcagcagccgaaagaagggctgtgggCAGGGGGTAGGGTCAGGGGTGACGGGCCCTGTAGCAGAAGGCCCCTCCCTGCTCCAGGCCACACAGGAACCCCGGGTCCTGTCCCATCACCCTGGTCTGCAGTGAGAAATGCAAGGAGACAAAAACAGATACACATCTTCCCGCACTTCTGACTTGCGTCACCTCAGAATCATCCGCCCCATACAACGCTGCCACGTGACTTGCTCTATGCGCTCAAGTCTCAGCTGGAAAGTCACTTATTTTTTCTGACCTGATGAGTCCCTGTTCCTTGCTCTCTGTGTTCCCTCAAGGCTCCACCCACCCCCTGAATCACCTCTTCCACCCACCCAGCAAGTGGGCCCTCCAAGGCCTGTGGTGGTTTCTGCTACTGCACCCCAGCAGCCACCCCAGCCTATCATGGGGGAGCCCATGACAAGAATTTAACAACTaccaaaaaaaagtataaagaagacaGGAGAGGGCCACAAATACGGGCTGCACGCGCGCAGGGGCTGCAGGGAACGTGTGGTGGGACCTGGAGGTGACCGTGAGGAGGCCCGGTCCAGGCCCAGAACGGAGCCACACCCTTTGTGGCACACAGCCCCCAAGCATTAGGCCACTTTGCACCCCTTCTCCAAAAAGGAAATCCTTTTGTGACCTGCTTCCTTTAACCTCCTCTCCCAAGTGgccttaaaagaaggaaaatacgtTGTCCAAAAGAAACAAGGCAGCGAGAAGTAGACGGACCACAGACCTGCCAAGGACAAGCACCTTAAGACGGCTACCCCCGACCCCACCCCAGCacccaggaggaagagaagagcagTCCGGACAGAAGCGTGGCCTCCCAACCTCCAGAGCAGTCCAGCAAGTTCCTATCAGTCAGTCACGCCGGGTTCACCTTCCACCCTGATGCACTCCAACCCCATCCACCTTCCCCCACGGCTTTCAATCTGCAGCTCCTCCTCTAGGCTGTGACCATCCCCGCCCCCAGGCAGGCACCCGATGACCGCTGCCACCTGGTGCCAGCGCCGGCGGTGGGTGAGGAGGGTGGGGCTGGCCGGGGTGGGGCTCCGGCCAGTAAGAACCATCAGGGCCGACTGGAAACTGCGGCGTCCCGCCCGGGCCAGCGCCTGCTGAGGGCTCAGAGGAGCGGGCTGTCGCAGCCAGGCCGAGCCCGCCGACCCGGTGCGAGGGCTGGGCCGGCGGCAGGTCCAGCGGCCGCTCACCTTGGGCAGCTCACGCAGCTGGTTGGCGTCGAGGAGCAGCTCCTCCAGGCTGCGGCTGTAGCGGTAGATCTCCTCGGGCACGGCCTGCAGCGAGCAGTGCCGCTTGTCCACCGACTCCACGTGCCGGTTGCAGCGCCACAGCGGGATGCACTTGAGCATGGTGCGGGCGGGCGCGGGCtcaggcggggggcggggggcggggctcgGCCCGCATGAGCGCCGGGCCGGCCCGGGCGGGGGAGGTGCCGGGGGCGGcccggggcggcggcggcggcggcggcggcggcggcggcagcagggcggcggcggcggcggcgctgggCCCGGCCCGCGCTCGGGACGCTCGGACCACGGCGGCCTGGGCGGGGGGCGCGGCCCGGCCGACGCTCAGACTCtcaggaggcggcggcggccccgCATCCCGCCAGGCCCACTTGACCCGGCCCGTCCGCTCGCCCGCCGCTGTGCCGCAGCCGGAACCGCCGCCACTACCCGCCGGACTGCCCCGCCGACAACCGCCGGCAGCCGCGCAGCCCGCCGGGAAGCCGAGGCCCGCCCTCGCCGCCCCTCGCCGCCCCGAACTGCAACCCCCACAAGGCCTCGCGGCGCCGGTGCGTCCGAAGACCCGTAGCGGCACCGCGCACGGCCTGTCGGGAAGCTCGGTTCCCTCCCCCTGGCGCAAGGCATGGTGGGAACTGAAGTCCGTTCAAAGCCTGAGCTCCCGCACGCCAGCGCCCCAACCGTTCCCGGGACCGAGGCTTCCTGCCGCCCCTCCCGCCCGCTGGGCCCCCTCCCCGGGCTTGGCCTCAAGACCCCACGATCCTGCCCGCCGCCCCTCTTACAGGGACGTGGGCTCCCGGAGGGTAGGGCGCCGGGCCAAGGCGGCGCTCATTTGCCTGACAGACTAAACGTGTCCCGGGACTTCAGGGGCTCTGGGCCAGCCTTCTCGCAGCACTTCCTGCGCAGGTGACAGTGGAGCCCCACAGAGCAGGAAAGCCACCCCCACGTTCCTCCGCGGCCCCATGCGGGTACCAAGTAACCAAGCAGCCCCCGCTGACCCCGGCGAATGCCCTCCTCCCGGCGCTGAGGTCTCGGCCGCCAAGGCCCAGTGCCTCCGCACGGCCCGGGTGCTTGCCCTGAGCCGCGCCCGCGCCCCAACGGGACCCAATAAGCACAAGACCACTGTCAGACAGGAACGTTCAGGGCCAGCAGCATCTGCACCTTTATCCACAGGCtgggcggctgggcccgagatACCACCGAATCTCTCTATAAAACCCGGAGGAAACAAGGAGAAAGTGCAAGTCCAGGGAATGGGTCTAAGGTCACGCGGAGAGGTCACTGTTATCAAAACGCTCCTGGTCATACACTTCAGCCACCACCTTGCGGCCAGCAAACCAGCGCCCGTTGAGGGCCTGGATGGCCTTGTGAGTCTCAGAGGCTACGGAAAACTCCACAAAAATCTTGACAATGATCTCTGCATCCTCCTCCTCGCCCTGCTTCTCCTGGTAGATGATCACACGGTTGACAGCACCAAACTTGCCACACTCCTCGGTCACCTCCCCCTCCAGGTCGTCATCGATGTCCTTGGGGTCCACCATGTTGCGCAGAACCATCACTGTGGACTGTGGGGGGGGGGACAGCTGAGAGCTGTGGCTGGCGGcaccaccccgccccaccccaccccgccccaccggCCCCGGCTGCCCACCTCCTGCTTGCGGAGGAGCTTCTGCATCACCATGTGGCGGGCGCTGCTGCCAGAGATGCTCATGTGCTCCTGCTCACTCAGCATCTCTGGTCTCTCGGACTCAGGGAacagctcctcctcctccttctctttcttgggCTCCAGGAGACCGAGTGTCGGAGGGCTGGCCAGGATGGGGTTCACCACTCCCACAGAGGGGATGGTGACCGGAATGGGAGGCCGGGCCGGGGTCACACCTGCAGCAAACCCACCAGGTCCAGCAGTCACTCCCCCCGCCTCCACCATTCCCAGGAAGGAGCACAGCACCGCTGAGCATGGCTGAACTGCCCGGGGCACAGGGGACTAAGGAAGCTCATTAAGGGCAGCTGAAGGCATCAAGcccagaggagggggcaggggaaggagggaaaccTCGACCCACCCAGGCTCACCTGTGATAACTCCCGGGGCCTGGGCAGCCATGACAGCCTGGGGTAGAGCCCCCAGGGGCTGGGCCAGGGTCAGGGCAGGGGACACCAGTCCAGGTGTGGCTAGAGTACCCAGTACCGCTGCTCCAGCCACTGCTTCCTGCAACCAAGGCCACTGTGCTTAGTCCCCGGTCTGGCCGCCTCCACTCAAGACCAAAGAGCCAGTCCGCACAGGATCGGGGCCTGGTGCCCACCACCAAGCCCACACAATCCCACCTGCCCTTACCTGAGCCGTAATCTTGGCTGTGGCTGCAGCTGCGGCCACAGCAGCAGCAGGCGGGAGGCCTCCAGGTGTGGCAGGTGTAAGCAGGGGCATAGGGGGGGTGACAGCCTTGCCCACCCGCAAGTACTGGCCACCCAGGTCAAAAAGGTTCATGGAAGACACGGCATCCTGGGACGACTGGGCCTTCTCATATTCTGCAGAGCAGGAGTGGCAGTGAGCGCCGGCCACCGTGTCGGGTGGGCTTCACCGCCACCCCGCCTCCCCAAGCTCACCGATGAAGCCATAGCCCTTGTGCTTGCCAGTCGTGGGGTCCCGAGCCAGTGTGCAAGATTTGATCTTGCCGAAGGCCTCAAACACACTCTTGATGTCGTCGTCCGAGAGGTCCTGGTGCACAGAAGCCACGTAGATGCGGTTGAAGGCTCGCGCCTCCTCGGCCAGCTGGTCTATGATGGGCTGGGCCTGCCCTATGTTGCTGGGTCTGCCCAcctgggggagaggcagggatgAAGAGTGCCCAGTCAGCCTAGGCCGGGTCGCTGCAGGCTCCTGGAGGGGCTGCTCTGCATCTCGGGGGGACTGAACACCGCACACCCGTGCCACGTGCTGACCCCGAGGTCCACCCCCGGCCTCACCTTGATGTTCCTGCCTCCCAGCATCACGGAGTTCATCTGCTCCAAGGCCAGCTGGGCGGCCTCTGGGACCTCGTACTCCACAAATGCAAAGCCCTGGACGCAGGAACACGCTGTTAGGCCTGGAGAGCCCGGGGGTGGGGCGAGGCAGGGAAGATGGAACCTCACCTTGTGCTTCATGGTGACGGAGTCCCAGGACATGTCAATGCTCTTGATGGGTCCAAAGGGGGCAAAGGCCTGGCGAATGGTGTCCTCCCCCAGCTCGTAGTAGATGGAGCCCACGTAGACCCGGCACATGATGGCTAGTGCCCGCTGTCGCTGAGCTGCCATCTGGAGCAGGACACAAGGGGAGAGAGAGCCACTGGCTTgtgagggggtggtgggaggcTGGGCAGCCCATTCCCCTCCTGGCCCACCCACCCAGCTCCGCTTGGGGAGGGCTCCCCACACGGCAGCGTGGTACAGGCTCAGCCCCTGCAGTCAGGGTGGTGGGGGTCGGCaggaccccacccccaggaaggAAAGGCAGGCCTGGAGGCAGGAAACGAACGCACCCCGGCCCACCCAGGTCCCGGGCAGACTGACAGCGAAGCTGACAGGTGGTCGCAAGGCAGGGCCGCAAGCCCTCCAGTTTGGGGCCGGGCACCCAGGTGGGCTGAGAGGTCCTCCCAGGGTCCTGGCCGTGCACTCCgacagagagggaagggagagccgCCAGGCTGCAGGGACCCACTGGTGTGGAGGCGAGAGAGGGGACAGAAGACAGGGCAGCTACCGCCCAGAAGAGACcccggggaggaggggaggagcccAGACAGGGGCTCCCTGGAGAGAAGACGAACAGCAGCCGCTCGCGCAGGGCCCCAGAGCCTGCACCCTCACAAAAAAGGGCTGCTACTCCCCGGGAACATCAAGAGGTGGCAGAGCCGCCAAAAGGAGAAGCCCCTGGGCTCTGCTTGGGCAGACACACCGCCTCTATGCTGGGGCGAGCATGGCAGTTGTGCCGAGGGACCTCCCCATTCCCTCAAGGAGACAGTTCCCACCCTGCCACCTCACATATGACATGCCTGGTAGGGAGGGTCCTAGAGCCACACGCCATGGGCCACTGGGAGGAGCTGGGCCCAGGGAGGAGACCACAGGCCCAGGGCAGGCAAAGGAGACGGGGCCCTGGCTCTAGCCCCTCAACAGGGGAGCCCCACACCCTCACGAGGTTCCCCATAACCAGAGGCCAGCTTCTTTTAGATACATCAATTGGCCTAGAACAGGCCGGGCCCCCCGTCCCTCAAAAAGGGGCCTACAAATAAGGTCCACATCTCCCCCGGACTAGAACTCCCCCCACAAATGGGACTCCCCTCCTCAAACTATACTCTCAACAAACAGGCCTCAGGCTCCCTGCTGAGACCAAGGACCCCCCCAAAAGTACAATTATGTCCCCTCTCGCACCAGGCGCCCCAGACATAAGACCAGCTGCCCCTCAGGTCAAAGTTCTCCAAGGTAGGAGCTCGTCTCCTCTTCAGTGTGGCCCCCACAGCAGGCATGCCAGAAGCCCCCCCGACCTGTCCCCACAGACACACGCTTCCTAGAGAGGACACAGGGACCGCCCGGTCCTCGAGGTCAGGACTACGACTCCCCTGCGAGAGCGGCACGCCCAGGGGCGACCCCCAGAGAAGGCCACGTTTCCCCCTCGGACTCCCCAGAGGGGCCTGGCCTCCTCCTCAGCCTGCCTCTGGGGGATGGAGGGGCTTCTCCTTCCCAGACTCCTGCTGATAGCAGCCAGGGCTGTGGCCGCCGCCTCTGCCTGTCCCCTGGCCGCGTGGCCTCCGCCCCTTGCTGACAGCCAGGCCCGAGGCCCAGTCCTCGTGCTTCCCTCTCTCATTTGCTTGggtccccccagccccccaccccatccatccGTCCTCCCTCCAGGGTTTGATGGGGCCATGAGTTAAGACCCTTCTCTCCTCGGGGGCCTGACCCCAAGCCAGGAGCCCGAGCAGCCTGGAGACCGGCGGAGCTGGAGGCCCGGCGGTGCACCCCGTGTGTGCAGGCGGCATGGGTGCAGGCGGGCCTGGCGTGGGCGGCTACCCTCCTGGCCGGCTGCCCTCCGCAGTTACCTGGCCGGTTAGTTTTAAGGCGGGCCCTCAGAGCAGATGTAGGCCTCCCCAGGGGCGGTCCCGGGGTGGGTGCCCCCCACACCACTGGCCCCGCCACGCCTGGCGCTCTGTTGCGCTTGTCCCGAGCTGGCGGGCAGGGCCGGCTACGGGGAGCAAGGTCCCCAGCACGCGGGCCGCACTGCCCCCCTCTAGCCCTGACTAAGGACATGAGCCCCGGAAGAAGTGAGCATGTCTATTGACCGATTGCAAAGGTGAGAGAGGATCTCCAAAGCCCATTGTCACTGCTGCCATCTGAAAGACAGTAAAGACAGAGTTCAGTCTGTTGGAGCCGAGCAGTCTCCGCTCTCGTCACACCTCACGCAGACAGCGGCAAGGCCCGGAGTCCCCGCCCTGCCAGGAGGCCCGCCTGCCTTCCCACACTGCCGGCCAAGAGGCCAGCTGCCGGCACCTGCCCAGGGGGGCCTCAGAGCCCCAGGTGCCCCGCCCCGCAGCCTGGCTGGCGGggcagaaggaagggggaaggaggagaaggaggagaaggaggagggggaggaggaggagggagggggagggaagggggaggggaggaacggATGGAGCACAGTGAAGAGCCAGGGCATCTCCTGGCAGCGTGAACAtctgagggggaggggggcagggggcggtggggggggggctcgaGGCCCAGGCACCTGTCAGCCTCACCCTGTCCTCTTCCCCAGAGCCGAGGCAGCCTTTGGCCACAGGCCTAGAGCAGGGCCCCGTGGAGGCGTCCCCAGCCTGTCCTCTCAGTCCTGGGCCCCAAGCCGAGGACTGAACTCCCTGCAGGGGGGCCCGACTGCTCTTATCCGAggccatgggggtggggaggaacatTCCTAGGGGCTGCAACACCAGCCATGCCGCCTGGGGGCACACGGGCTCAGGGCCACAGTCTGAAGTCCAAGAAGAGGAGCCGATTCGGGAGGGGCGGTGGGGCGCAGAGGAGGGTTGGGGGGGGCGTGGGTCAGGCTGGGCCACTCGTGCCCCAGGGAGGAACCCGGGCGTCCCAAGGAGTCCTTGAGAAACCGAGCAGCACGACACCTTGCGGGGACAGCCGCAGGcacaagaggaggaagagaaggcagaggaggcggtggaggggcggggagggcagcTCACCTGCAGGTTCgtgagctgctgctgctggtgggcgaTGGTCTGCTTCACCAGCACGCTCTTGATGCTCTGCTCCATGGCGTACTTCTTGGCCTGCGAGAGAAGGTGTTGAGGAGCACTGGGGGGCCTGGCCTGCGGGGAGATGGGCCTTCCCCCGCCAGCGGCTTCCCCCTGCCGCAGCGCCCCGGGCAGGACA carries:
- the PUF60 gene encoding poly(U)-binding-splicing factor PUF60 isoform X2 produces the protein MATATIALVNGQQGGGSEPAAAAAAAAAAAVAAAGDKWKPSQGTDSIKMENGQSTAAKLGLPPLTPEQQEALQKAKKYAMEQSIKSVLVKQTIAHQQQQLTNLQMAAVTMGFGDPLSPLQSMAAQRQRALAIMCRVYVGSIYYELGEDTIRQAFAPFGPIKSIDMSWDSVTMKHKGFAFVEYEVPEAAQLALEQMNSVMLGGRNIKVGRPSNIGQAQPIIDQLAEEARAFNRIYVASVHQDLSDDDIKSVFEAFGKIKSCTLARDPTTGKHKGYGFIEYEKAQSSQDAVSSMNLFDLGGQYLRVGKAVTPPMPLLTPATPGGLPPAAAVAAAAATAKITAQEAVAGAAVLGTLATPGLVSPALTLAQPLGALPQAVMAAQAPGVITGVTPARPPIPVTIPSVGVVNPILASPPTLGLLEPKKEKEEEELFPESERPEMLSEQEHMSISGSSARHMVMQKLLRKQESTVMVLRNMVDPKDIDDDLEGEVTEECGKFGAVNRVIIYQEKQGEEEDAEIIVKIFVEFSVASETHKAIQALNGRWFAGRKVVAEVYDQERFDNSDLSA
- the PUF60 gene encoding poly(U)-binding-splicing factor PUF60 isoform X3 — its product is MATATIALQVNGQQGGGSEPAAAAAAAAAAAVAAAGDKWKPSQGTDSIKMENGQSTAAKLGLPPLTPEQQEALQKAKKYAMEQSIKSVLVKQTIAHQQQQLTNLQMAAQRQRALAIMCRVYVGSIYYELGEDTIRQAFAPFGPIKSIDMSWDSVTMKHKGFAFVEYEVPEAAQLALEQMNSVMLGGRNIKVGRPSNIGQAQPIIDQLAEEARAFNRIYVASVHQDLSDDDIKSVFEAFGKIKSCTLARDPTTGKHKGYGFIEYEKAQSSQDAVSSMNLFDLGGQYLRVGKAVTPPMPLLTPATPGGLPPAAAVAAAAATAKITAQEAVAGAAVLGTLATPGLVSPALTLAQPLGALPQAVMAAQAPGVITGVTPARPPIPVTIPSVGVVNPILASPPTLGLLEPKKEKEEEELFPESERPEMLSEQEHMSISGSSARHMVMQKLLRKQESTVMVLRNMVDPKDIDDDLEGEVTEECGKFGAVNRVIIYQEKQGEEEDAEIIVKIFVEFSVASETHKAIQALNGRWFAGRKVVAEVYDQERFDNSDLSA
- the PUF60 gene encoding poly(U)-binding-splicing factor PUF60 isoform X5, producing MATATIALGTDSIKMENGQSTAAKLGLPPLTPEQQEALQKAKKYAMEQSIKSVLVKQTIAHQQQQLTNLQMAAVTMGFGDPLSPLQSMAAQRQRALAIMCRVYVGSIYYELGEDTIRQAFAPFGPIKSIDMSWDSVTMKHKGFAFVEYEVPEAAQLALEQMNSVMLGGRNIKVGRPSNIGQAQPIIDQLAEEARAFNRIYVASVHQDLSDDDIKSVFEAFGKIKSCTLARDPTTGKHKGYGFIEYEKAQSSQDAVSSMNLFDLGGQYLRVGKAVTPPMPLLTPATPGGLPPAAAVAAAAATAKITAQEAVAGAAVLGTLATPGLVSPALTLAQPLGALPQAVMAAQAPGVITGVTPARPPIPVTIPSVGVVNPILASPPTLGLLEPKKEKEEEELFPESERPEMLSEQEHMSISGSSARHMVMQKLLRKQESTVMVLRNMVDPKDIDDDLEGEVTEECGKFGAVNRVIIYQEKQGEEEDAEIIVKIFVEFSVASETHKAIQALNGRWFAGRKVVAEVYDQERFDNSDLSA
- the PUF60 gene encoding poly(U)-binding-splicing factor PUF60 isoform X6; this translates as MATATIALGTDSIKMENGQSTAAKLGLPPLTPEQQEALQKAKKYAMEQSIKSVLVKQTIAHQQQQLTNLQMAAQRQRALAIMCRVYVGSIYYELGEDTIRQAFAPFGPIKSIDMSWDSVTMKHKGFAFVEYEVPEAAQLALEQMNSVMLGGRNIKVGRPSNIGQAQPIIDQLAEEARAFNRIYVASVHQDLSDDDIKSVFEAFGKIKSCTLARDPTTGKHKGYGFIEYEKAQSSQDAVSSMNLFDLGGQYLRVGKAVTPPMPLLTPATPGGLPPAAAVAAAAATAKITAQEAVAGAAVLGTLATPGLVSPALTLAQPLGALPQAVMAAQAPGVITGVTPARPPIPVTIPSVGVVNPILASPPTLGLLEPKKEKEEEELFPESERPEMLSEQEHMSISGSSARHMVMQKLLRKQESTVMVLRNMVDPKDIDDDLEGEVTEECGKFGAVNRVIIYQEKQGEEEDAEIIVKIFVEFSVASETHKAIQALNGRWFAGRKVVAEVYDQERFDNSDLSA
- the PUF60 gene encoding poly(U)-binding-splicing factor PUF60 isoform X4 — translated: MATATIALVNGQQGGGSEPAAAAAAAAAAAVAAAGDKWKPSQGTDSIKMENGQSTAAKLGLPPLTPEQQEALQKAKKYAMEQSIKSVLVKQTIAHQQQQLTNLQMAAQRQRALAIMCRVYVGSIYYELGEDTIRQAFAPFGPIKSIDMSWDSVTMKHKGFAFVEYEVPEAAQLALEQMNSVMLGGRNIKVGRPSNIGQAQPIIDQLAEEARAFNRIYVASVHQDLSDDDIKSVFEAFGKIKSCTLARDPTTGKHKGYGFIEYEKAQSSQDAVSSMNLFDLGGQYLRVGKAVTPPMPLLTPATPGGLPPAAAVAAAAATAKITAQEAVAGAAVLGTLATPGLVSPALTLAQPLGALPQAVMAAQAPGVITGVTPARPPIPVTIPSVGVVNPILASPPTLGLLEPKKEKEEEELFPESERPEMLSEQEHMSISGSSARHMVMQKLLRKQESTVMVLRNMVDPKDIDDDLEGEVTEECGKFGAVNRVIIYQEKQGEEEDAEIIVKIFVEFSVASETHKAIQALNGRWFAGRKVVAEVYDQERFDNSDLSA
- the PUF60 gene encoding poly(U)-binding-splicing factor PUF60 isoform X1, producing MATATIALQVNGQQGGGSEPAAAAAAAAAAAVAAAGDKWKPSQGTDSIKMENGQSTAAKLGLPPLTPEQQEALQKAKKYAMEQSIKSVLVKQTIAHQQQQLTNLQMAAVTMGFGDPLSPLQSMAAQRQRALAIMCRVYVGSIYYELGEDTIRQAFAPFGPIKSIDMSWDSVTMKHKGFAFVEYEVPEAAQLALEQMNSVMLGGRNIKVGRPSNIGQAQPIIDQLAEEARAFNRIYVASVHQDLSDDDIKSVFEAFGKIKSCTLARDPTTGKHKGYGFIEYEKAQSSQDAVSSMNLFDLGGQYLRVGKAVTPPMPLLTPATPGGLPPAAAVAAAAATAKITAQEAVAGAAVLGTLATPGLVSPALTLAQPLGALPQAVMAAQAPGVITGVTPARPPIPVTIPSVGVVNPILASPPTLGLLEPKKEKEEEELFPESERPEMLSEQEHMSISGSSARHMVMQKLLRKQESTVMVLRNMVDPKDIDDDLEGEVTEECGKFGAVNRVIIYQEKQGEEEDAEIIVKIFVEFSVASETHKAIQALNGRWFAGRKVVAEVYDQERFDNSDLSA